A stretch of the Gracilinanus agilis isolate LMUSP501 chromosome 4, AgileGrace, whole genome shotgun sequence genome encodes the following:
- the RGS16 gene encoding regulator of G-protein signaling 16 yields the protein MCRTLSAFPSTCLERAKEFKTRLGIFLHKSELGTESGSVSKFEKGNKHSKEKLVPEDVLGWKESFNQLLSSKNGVAAFRAFLKTEFSEENLEFWLACEEFKKIQSAAKLASRAQRIFDEFICSDAPKEVNIDHETRELTRKNLQEATTTCFDEAQGKTHTLMEKDSYPRFLKSAAYRDLVEQACSASPSQPIRHVGECSHT from the exons ATGTGTCGGACACTCTCTGCATTCCCCAGCACCTGTCTGGAAAG AGCCAAAGAGTTCAAGACCCGTCTTGGAATCTTCCTTCATAAATCGGAATTGGGGACTGAGAGTGGGAGCGTCAGCAAGTTTGAGAAGGGCAACAAACATAGCAAAGAGAA ACTTGTTCCAGAAGATGTGTTAGGATGGAAGGAGTCCTTTAACCAGTTACTGAGCAGCAAAA ATGGTGTAGCTGCATTCCGGGCCTTCCTAAAGACCGAGTTCAGTgaggagaatttggaattctGGCTGGCCTGTGAGGAGTTCAAGAAAATCCAGTCAGCTGCCAAGTTGGCCTCCAGGGCGCAAAGAATCTTTGACGAATTCATCTGCAGTGATGCTCCCAAAGAG GTAAACATCGACCATGAAACCAGAGAGCTCACCCGGAAGAACCTGCAAGAAGCCACGACTACGTGCTTTGATGAGGCTCAAGGGAAAACCCACACCCTGATGGAGAAGGACTCCTACCCTCGATTCCTGAAATCCGCAGCATACAGAGACCTCGTAGAACAGGCCTGTTCGGCTTCTCCCTCCCAGCCCATCCGCCATGTTGGAGAATGTTCACACACCTGA